tggcccatgttacatactccggtacagtaggtggcggtatgcaccttttcaagtcatggttgcaacccgccattaaactaaaagaagaagaaagcacgAGCACACAAGCCGGAAGTGATGCCCGCCTGCGACCAAGTGTAAACAGGACGGggggagaagaaaagaaaatatggTGAGTTGGCGGCGCTTCGGCCCATTTTCACGTCGTTTTATGTCCAAGCTGAACCAAGCTCGTGTGCTTCCAGACCACGGCGGCCCTGACAGCGGGTCTGGAACGGATTCCGGACCAGCTCGGGTATCTGGTGATCAGCGAGGACGGGGTTCTGGCGGTGAGTGAGCCACATTTACGTCATTTTGTCAAGTAGACGAGCGCGTGGAGACACGGGGAGTTGTGTGTCCAACAGTCTTCCGGCGAGCTGGAAAACGACGAGCACACGGCAGGTGTGATGATGCAGATGGTTCGCACGGCCAGTCGCTTCCGGTTGCCGGGATCATCTGACGTACCCTTTAAACGCATGTCAGGtaacgcgcgcgcgcgcacacacacacacttttttaaaCTAACTTGTGGTTTCTTCTTTCCCCCCCAGTGGTTCTGGAGGATTTTGTTTACGCAGTGACGGTTTCCGGTCAGAAGGTTTTTGTTGTGAAGCGTCAGAACAACCCGCAGGAAGCAATCAGCGTGTAGACGAGACAGCGACAGGAAGAGGGGGTCACGTGTTGTCGaagcgtcatgtttgaataaaGTGTTTCAGCTTGTCATTGTGGGCCTGCTTGATAATCATCATGCATGTTGTTTCTCGTGCATGTGGTCACATGACCCACCCTTTCCACAGTCGCTCAGCCAAACGTGCGGACACAAGctttactgaagaaaaacacttttattgcatcaCTTGCTGCGTTTTCACATTAATCAACGACAGGCTTCAAGCCCCACCCCCCGAACATCAGTCATATGGTTGAGACTAAAAACATgcgtaataataatacaagaaaaacTGAACAAGAGGATAATGGGAGTCCGTGACATCGCCTCCAACTGACACTTATAATTTAAAaggggaaaaacaaacaaaaaaagtcctgTGAAAGGCTGTTCCTCCTCGTCAGTCATCCGTACGTGGTGACATCACGACGACATCTGTCCTGCTGCTTTCGGGTTCCGTGTCTGGCGGGTTTAGTGCTTGGCCAGCTCGTTGGACAACCAGTCCAAGCCCTCGTACAGACCCGTACCCTGTGTGGCGCAGGTGGGCTGCATGTGCCACTGAGCACGTGCAGATGGGAGGAGTTAAGAAATCAAAAGGATGACTGGCGCGTGTGACGATGACAGAGATACGTACGGTCCGGCTGCGCAGGCTGTTCAGGCCCAGTTTTTCTGTGAGTTCACTGACGGCCAGGGCGTTGGGAAGATCCTGCTTGTTGGCAAACACCAGAAGCACAGCGTCCTTCAGCTCGTCCTCCTGTATCTGTAGACGCAATCACATGACCGATGACATCGCTCCTCTCATGATACCTTTTTGACTTCCTGAGTGCTGCCGTCCAACCATCTTGGAAAGCTCATCCGCTGACTCGGTGACTCGCTCTCTGTCGTTGCTGTCCACCACAAAGATCAGACCCTGCGGGTGAATGCTTCACGTTCTTATTCTTGCTGGActcgtgtgcacgtgtgcgttaCCTGTGTGTTCTGGAAGTAGTGTCTCCACAGAGGTCGGATCTTGTCCTGACCGCCCACGTCCCAGACGGTGAAGCAGATGTTCTTGTACTCCACCGTCTCCACGTTGAAACCTTCACAAAGATTAAAAGTGTCAAACCTCCAAACGAGTCGTTTCTCTTTTTGTGAAAAGCGGAATTTCTGCTGCAGTCACATGTTAAAAGACAAGATGACGTCACGTCCGCGCGTGCGTACCGATGGTTGGGATGGTGGTGACTATCTCCCCCAGCTTCAGTTTGTACAAAATTGTAGTTTTTCCAGCTGCGTCCAGACCCACTGTcacaaaagaaacacacacCAATGTGTTGTACATTTGCGGAGCACAAAATCAGCACTTGGGTGGATTCTGAAAACTAGCATACAGCAGCTAGCGGTGTTAACCACCGCTCACACACCAAAGTTAGCTTAGCGGCTAGTTGGTTAGCGTAGCCCCGCACTCACCCATCAGTATCCGCATCTGCTTTTTGCCGAAAAGCTTAGCAAACAACGCCGACATCGTCAGACCCATTTTGAATAAAGTGTCCCGGATGAGCACCGCGAGAGGAGGATAAGAAGAAGCCGTGAGTCCCGGAGATGAGCTGAGATCGGCAGCGGAATGGGCGCAGCTCGCTCGGTGCCACGTCCAGGCCAACGCGGAATAAATTACGTCACGGAGCTTTGGAACAACCTGCACGTTCAATACCCCTCGAAAATATCGCCGTGCAACATTCAACAAAAGGAAATACATTTCGGATGTCAGTCGTGTCATTTTGGGTTACGTTACACATGATACAATTGACTCTAACAttaatatgttattattgttatagtgTCACTTCGCAAGTCAACTTCTTTTGATAGTGTAACGTCCTGCAAATATGAACGCACCATGAACACCACCAACGTCACTTCCGGTTTAAGGCAGCATGGCGGCGGCTGGTTAAGCGACGGCTCCGTTTTAGTTTGTTTGTACGGTGAAATTACTTTCAGACACGTTGGCTGGACATTTGCATGGAATAGACGATGTGCGGGTAAGAAACGGATTAAATGGTTCAACTCTACTCATTTAACGTAAACGCAGTTTGCGTGTATATTTAATAGAATTTAATGTTGTGGTGACGTTGTGGTGGAGCCGTGGGTGCTCgttggtgggttggggctttgCTCAAGGCCACCCGTCTTTCTTCTTGTTACGTCTGAGAAAAGAACGACCTGTATATCTCTAAATCATCTATATCTGT
This sequence is a window from Dunckerocampus dactyliophorus isolate RoL2022-P2 chromosome 2, RoL_Ddac_1.1, whole genome shotgun sequence. Protein-coding genes within it:
- the lamtor4 gene encoding ragulator complex protein LAMTOR4, whose protein sequence is MTTAALTAGLERIPDQLGYLVISEDGVLASSGELENDEHTAGVMMQMVRTASRFRLPGSSDVPFKRMSVVLEDFVYAVTVSGQKVFVVKRQNNPQEAISV
- the LOC129176940 gene encoding ADP-ribosylation factor 4 is translated as MTRLTSEMYFLLLNVARRYFRGVLNVQVVPKLRDVIYSALAWTWHRASCAHSAADLSSSPGLTASSYPPLAVLIRDTLFKMGLTMSALFAKLFGKKQMRILMVGLDAAGKTTILYKLKLGEIVTTIPTIGFNVETVEYKNICFTVWDVGGQDKIRPLWRHYFQNTQGLIFVVDSNDRERVTESADELSKMIQEDELKDAVLLVFANKQDLPNALAVSELTEKLGLNSLRSRTWHMQPTCATQGTGLYEGLDWLSNELAKH